The following are encoded in a window of Mustela nigripes isolate SB6536 chromosome 1, MUSNIG.SB6536, whole genome shotgun sequence genomic DNA:
- the SCGB2A2 gene encoding mammaglobin-A isoform X2, producing MCSTMKLLRVLVLIALPLYCFAGSGCPLVEEVVNKTIDSQVSVDEYQTFMKPFSNDPITDNAIAQLKECFLTQSDETLSKVGEMMDIIYKSEWCAAF from the exons ATGTGCTCAACTATGAAGTTGCTGAGAGTCCTTGTGTTGATTGCCCTCCCCCTTTACTGCTTTGCAG GTTCTGGATGCCCACTTGTAGAAGAAGTGGTTAACAAAACAATCGATTCTCAAGTGAGCGtggatgaataccaaactttcATGAAACCCTTCTCAAATGATCCTATCACTGATAATGCCATAGCACAACTGAAAGAATGTTTTCTCACCCAGTCAGATGAAACTCTGAGCAAGGTTGGAGAGATGATG GACATAATATATAAAAGTGAGTGGTGTGCTGCATTTTAA
- the SCGB2A2 gene encoding mammaglobin-A isoform X1, with the protein MCSTMKLLRVLVLIALPLYCFAGSGCPLVEEVVNKTIDSQVSVDEYQTFMKPFSNDPITDNAIAQLKECFLTQSDETLSKVGEMMVTMASFNELSNHWTGTSRL; encoded by the exons ATGTGCTCAACTATGAAGTTGCTGAGAGTCCTTGTGTTGATTGCCCTCCCCCTTTACTGCTTTGCAG GTTCTGGATGCCCACTTGTAGAAGAAGTGGTTAACAAAACAATCGATTCTCAAGTGAGCGtggatgaataccaaactttcATGAAACCCTTCTCAAATGATCCTATCACTGATAATGCCATAGCACAACTGAAAGAATGTTTTCTCACCCAGTCAGATGAAACTCTGAGCAAGGTTGGAGAGATGATGGTAACTATGGCTTCTTTTAATGAACTTTCAAACCACTggacagggacaagcaggctctaA